A single genomic interval of Haloterrigena salifodinae harbors:
- a CDS encoding ROK family protein encodes MDYYAGVDLGATNVRAVVAEDDGTTIGVSRRSTPRGPTGIDVTEGVLRTLREACGDAGIAPTEIVAAGIGSIGPFDLAEGAVIDPANLPDSIDRIPLTGPISKLIDSNEVYLHNDTNAGVIGERFHADRNPDDMVYITISSGVGAGVCCDGEIMSGWDGNAGEVGHCVVDPQGRLTCGCGRDGHWEAYCSGNAIPDFARLLAEDDPTISTTLPLEGPDFTAKDIFELAGEDELADYTIEQLAHWNAIGVTNVIHSFAPIVVSFGGAVALHNEELVVDPIRERVAEMVMTNVPEITVTNMGDDVVLEGALASALTGGTGDRKQL; translated from the coding sequence ATGGACTACTATGCGGGCGTCGATCTCGGCGCGACGAACGTCCGTGCCGTCGTCGCCGAGGACGACGGGACGACGATCGGTGTGAGCCGACGATCCACACCGCGTGGCCCGACGGGGATCGACGTCACGGAAGGCGTTTTGCGGACGCTTCGCGAAGCGTGTGGCGACGCCGGTATCGCACCCACGGAAATCGTCGCGGCGGGGATCGGCTCCATCGGTCCGTTCGACCTCGCGGAAGGGGCGGTCATCGATCCGGCGAACCTGCCGGACTCGATCGATCGCATCCCGCTGACGGGACCGATCTCGAAGCTGATCGACAGCAACGAGGTGTACCTCCACAACGACACCAACGCGGGCGTCATCGGCGAGCGGTTCCACGCCGATCGCAACCCCGACGACATGGTCTACATCACGATCTCCTCGGGGGTCGGCGCCGGCGTCTGCTGCGACGGCGAGATCATGAGCGGCTGGGACGGCAACGCCGGCGAGGTCGGCCACTGCGTCGTCGATCCGCAGGGTCGGCTGACCTGCGGTTGCGGCCGCGACGGCCACTGGGAGGCCTACTGCTCGGGGAACGCGATCCCCGACTTCGCTCGGCTGCTCGCCGAGGACGATCCGACGATCTCGACTACCCTTCCCCTCGAGGGTCCAGATTTCACGGCCAAGGACATCTTCGAACTGGCCGGCGAGGACGAACTGGCCGACTACACCATCGAGCAACTCGCCCACTGGAACGCGATCGGCGTGACGAACGTGATCCACTCCTTCGCCCCGATCGTCGTCTCCTTCGGCGGCGCCGTCGCCCTCCACAATGAGGAACTGGTCGTCGACCCCATCCGCGAGCGCGTCGCCGAGATGGTGATGACCAACGTTCCCGAGATCACGGTCACCAATATGGGCGACGACGTCGTCCTCGAGGGCGCCCTCGCCAGCGCGCTGACCGGCGGTACGGGCGACCGTAAGCAGCTCTGA
- a CDS encoding phosphopantetheine adenylyltransferase, protein MRVAVAGTFGPLHDGHRNLFEHALRFGEDGVVVALTSDDLAVETRHEPREIPVFDERVAAVTDAVAELNTWSREVEFRELTSEYDIAEDDPSIDALVVSPETAPELEAINDRRRRRDLEPISGIVAPYVLAADGERISSTRIVKGETDEHGAVLE, encoded by the coding sequence ATGCGAGTCGCAGTCGCCGGCACGTTCGGGCCGCTCCACGACGGACACCGGAACCTGTTCGAGCACGCGCTTCGGTTCGGCGAGGACGGCGTCGTCGTCGCCCTAACGAGCGACGATCTGGCGGTCGAGACGCGCCACGAGCCCCGAGAGATCCCCGTGTTCGACGAGCGCGTGGCGGCGGTGACCGACGCCGTCGCCGAACTCAATACGTGGAGCCGCGAGGTCGAGTTCCGGGAACTGACGAGCGAGTACGACATCGCCGAGGACGACCCCTCGATCGACGCGCTGGTTGTCTCCCCCGAGACGGCGCCCGAACTCGAGGCGATCAACGACCGGCGCCGCCGCCGCGACCTCGAGCCCATCTCGGGGATCGTCGCCCCCTACGTCCTCGCCGCCGACGGCGAGCGAATCTCCTCGACGCGGATCGTGAAAGGGGAAACCGACGAACACGGGGCCGTCCTCGAGTGA
- a CDS encoding universal stress protein, with the protein MTLETVLLAVGPGDAERIDELAEAVVEVAEPADATVVLAHVFTKGEYDDVLSRLEFDREQTEIDPDDVARRHSTVLDLQETLEEYGVDYETRGAVGEHGPTIVDLATSTDADRVVVGGRRRSPTGKAVFGSTAQEVMLSAPCPVTFVRNDDHGN; encoded by the coding sequence ATGACGTTAGAAACAGTGCTACTCGCCGTCGGACCGGGAGACGCCGAACGAATTGACGAACTGGCCGAAGCGGTCGTCGAAGTTGCCGAACCCGCTGACGCGACCGTCGTACTCGCCCACGTCTTCACGAAAGGCGAGTACGACGACGTCCTCTCCCGACTCGAGTTCGACCGAGAGCAGACGGAGATCGACCCCGACGACGTCGCCCGCCGCCACTCGACGGTCCTCGACCTACAGGAGACCCTCGAGGAGTACGGCGTCGACTACGAGACCCGCGGTGCGGTCGGCGAACACGGCCCGACGATCGTCGATCTCGCGACCAGCACGGACGCCGACCGCGTCGTCGTCGGGGGCCGTCGCCGGTCGCCGACCGGGAAGGCGGTGTTCGGATCGACGGCCCAGGAGGTCATGCTGTCGGCGCCGTGTCCCGTCACCTTCGTCCGGAACGACGATCACGGCAACTGA
- a CDS encoding ZIP family metal transporter, with amino-acid sequence MALLENFVLVFVAGLVTALATGLGAVPFLLFDSISDRRNVVLWGLASGIMLSASTFGLVEEGLAEGTPLEIAVGMTAGVALVIVAHDVLLDIDIDPHEYEEADFKKLVLILGVLTVHSFPEGVAIGVSFADLGLEGGIRLLGFTVPLLAIFMTVAISIHNVPEGTAISIPLSAMGVANWKLVWWAVFSSLPQPIGAVLAFGFVRYAREFLPYGFGFAAGAMIYLVLTEFVPEALDVGRELPRGGKPELAAGLVVGALVMVPLTLI; translated from the coding sequence ATGGCGCTTCTCGAGAATTTCGTGCTGGTGTTCGTCGCCGGCCTCGTGACGGCGCTGGCGACCGGGCTCGGCGCCGTCCCCTTCCTCCTGTTCGATTCGATCAGCGACCGTCGGAACGTCGTTCTCTGGGGGCTTGCCTCTGGGATCATGCTCTCGGCGTCGACCTTCGGCCTCGTCGAGGAGGGGCTGGCCGAGGGGACGCCCCTCGAGATCGCCGTCGGGATGACCGCCGGCGTCGCGCTCGTGATCGTCGCCCACGACGTGTTGCTAGACATCGACATTGATCCCCACGAGTACGAGGAGGCCGATTTCAAGAAGCTCGTGCTCATCCTCGGCGTGCTGACCGTCCACAGCTTCCCCGAGGGCGTCGCGATCGGCGTCTCCTTCGCCGACCTTGGCCTCGAGGGCGGCATCCGACTTCTCGGGTTTACGGTCCCGCTACTGGCGATCTTCATGACCGTCGCGATCTCGATCCACAACGTCCCCGAGGGGACGGCGATCTCAATCCCGCTGTCGGCGATGGGCGTCGCGAACTGGAAGCTCGTCTGGTGGGCCGTCTTCTCGAGTCTCCCCCAGCCGATCGGGGCGGTGCTGGCGTTCGGCTTCGTCCGCTACGCCCGGGAATTTCTCCCCTACGGCTTCGGATTCGCGGCCGGCGCGATGATCTATCTCGTGCTCACGGAGTTCGTCCCCGAGGCGCTCGACGTCGGTCGGGAGCTTCCGCGAGGCGGCAAGCCGGAACTGGCCGCCGGCCTCGTCGTCGGCGCGCTCGTCATGGTGCCGCTGACGCTTATCTGA
- a CDS encoding LVIVD repeat-containing protein: protein MQRRAFLRAGGAAGAVLTVPGAAAGSAAATSRASQEAPDSFEPLGQLELSGGDPAEVVVDDDGETAYLATTYGFATVDLGDPTAPEPLAERNQLEVDGRGFTRIFDVKVDGDRLAVVGPADKGFGEFNGFELYDVSDPADPAVVDRYETGFHIHNCFFADELLYVVANGPDDTALVIYDTSDDDTEEVGRWSLLDHEPEWEDVYWYAHYLHDVTVRDDLAFLPFWDAGTYLVDVSDPSAPEYVSHVRDPDVGDDRSYGGSEAVYGLPGNDHYAAVGDAGDLLAVGRESWTTDDPAPPNGPGGIDLYDVTDPTAPDPLASIEPPESDDASRRGGEWTTAHNFELRDGRLYSAWYQGGIKIHDVGDPAAPEELAHWRATDEAALWTARVANDGATVVASSTSRIPATDIDGALYTFPTGLGSDFERGGDDTDGGSNGAFSDQIPGFGGLGAGVGLAGGAAALEWIRRRDDDR from the coding sequence ATGCAGCGGAGAGCATTCCTCCGGGCGGGCGGGGCCGCCGGCGCCGTCCTGACCGTCCCGGGAGCGGCCGCCGGTTCGGCCGCAGCGACGTCGCGCGCCAGTCAGGAGGCCCCCGACTCGTTCGAACCGCTCGGGCAGCTCGAGCTATCCGGCGGCGACCCCGCCGAAGTGGTCGTCGACGACGACGGCGAGACGGCGTACCTCGCCACTACGTACGGGTTCGCGACCGTCGACCTCGGCGATCCGACCGCGCCGGAGCCGCTCGCCGAACGAAATCAGCTCGAGGTTGACGGCCGGGGGTTTACGCGGATTTTCGACGTCAAAGTCGACGGCGACCGACTCGCGGTCGTCGGACCGGCGGATAAGGGGTTCGGCGAGTTCAACGGGTTCGAACTCTACGACGTCAGCGACCCTGCTGACCCCGCGGTCGTCGACCGCTACGAGACCGGGTTCCACATCCACAACTGCTTTTTCGCGGACGAACTGCTGTACGTCGTTGCCAACGGTCCCGACGATACCGCGCTCGTCATCTACGACACGAGCGACGACGACACCGAGGAGGTCGGTCGCTGGTCGCTCCTCGATCACGAGCCCGAGTGGGAAGACGTCTACTGGTACGCCCACTATCTCCACGACGTCACCGTCCGCGACGACCTCGCGTTCCTCCCGTTCTGGGACGCCGGCACCTATCTGGTGGACGTCAGCGATCCGAGCGCCCCGGAGTACGTCTCGCACGTGCGCGACCCCGACGTCGGCGACGATCGCAGCTACGGGGGAAGCGAGGCAGTCTACGGCCTGCCGGGTAACGACCACTACGCGGCGGTCGGCGACGCCGGCGACCTCCTCGCGGTCGGTCGCGAGTCCTGGACGACCGACGACCCGGCGCCGCCGAACGGGCCGGGCGGGATCGACCTCTACGACGTCACCGATCCGACGGCGCCGGACCCGCTGGCGTCGATTGAGCCGCCCGAAAGCGACGACGCGTCCCGCCGAGGCGGCGAGTGGACGACCGCGCACAACTTCGAGTTGCGCGACGGCCGCCTCTACTCGGCGTGGTATCAGGGGGGCATCAAGATCCACGACGTCGGCGACCCCGCCGCTCCCGAGGAACTCGCCCACTGGCGGGCGACCGACGAGGCGGCGCTCTGGACGGCGCGCGTCGCCAACGACGGCGCGACGGTCGTCGCGAGCAGCACGTCGCGGATTCCCGCCACGGACATCGACGGCGCGCTGTACACGTTCCCGACCGGGCTCGGGAGCGACTTCGAGAGGGGCGGCGACGACACCGATGGCGGGTCGAACGGCGCCTTCAGCGATCAGATTCCCGGCTTCGGCGGACTCGGCGCCGGGGTCGGACTCGCCGGCGGCGCGGCCGCCCTCGAGTGGATCCGCCGTCGTGACGACGATCGGTGA
- the tuf gene encoding translation elongation factor EF-1 subunit alpha, with translation MSDQHQNLAIIGHVDHGKSTLVGRLLYETGSVPEHVIEQHREEAEEKGKGGFEFAYVMDNLAEERERGVTIDIAHQEFSTDEYDFTIVDCPGHRDFVKNMITGASQADNAVLVVAADDGVAPQTQEHVFLARTLGIDELIVGINKMDIVDYEESTYNDVVEEVTQLLKQVQFNTDDASFIPISAFEGDNIAERSDNTPWYDGEILLEALNDLPEPEPPTDAPLRLPIQDVYTISGIGTVPVGRIETGLLNTGDNVSFQPSDVGGEVKTIEMHHEEVPKAEPGDNVGFNVRGIGKDDIRRGDVCGPADDPPSVAETFQAQVVVMQHPSVITAGYTPVFHAHTAQVACTIESIDKKMDPSSGEVAEENPDFIQSGDAAVVTIRPQKPLSIEPSSEIPELGSFAIRDMGQTIAAGKVLEVHEK, from the coding sequence ATGAGCGACCAACACCAGAACCTGGCCATTATCGGCCACGTTGACCACGGGAAGAGTACGCTCGTGGGACGACTCCTCTACGAGACGGGGAGCGTACCCGAGCACGTCATCGAACAGCACCGAGAAGAGGCTGAGGAGAAGGGCAAGGGCGGCTTCGAGTTCGCCTACGTCATGGACAACCTCGCCGAAGAGCGAGAGCGCGGTGTCACCATCGACATCGCCCACCAGGAGTTCTCCACGGACGAGTACGACTTCACCATCGTCGACTGTCCGGGCCACCGTGACTTCGTGAAGAACATGATCACGGGCGCATCCCAGGCGGACAACGCCGTCCTCGTCGTCGCCGCTGACGACGGTGTCGCGCCCCAGACCCAGGAGCACGTCTTCCTGGCTCGTACCCTCGGTATCGACGAGCTCATCGTCGGCATCAACAAGATGGACATCGTCGACTACGAGGAGTCGACGTACAACGACGTTGTCGAGGAAGTGACCCAGCTGCTCAAGCAGGTCCAGTTCAACACCGACGACGCCTCGTTCATCCCGATTTCGGCGTTCGAGGGCGACAACATCGCCGAGCGCTCGGACAACACGCCGTGGTACGACGGTGAAATCCTGCTCGAGGCACTCAACGACCTGCCGGAGCCGGAGCCGCCGACGGACGCGCCGCTTCGACTCCCGATTCAGGACGTTTACACGATCTCGGGTATCGGTACCGTCCCCGTCGGACGTATCGAGACCGGTCTCCTGAACACCGGCGACAACGTCTCCTTCCAGCCCAGCGACGTGGGCGGCGAAGTGAAGACGATCGAGATGCACCACGAAGAGGTGCCCAAAGCAGAGCCCGGTGACAACGTCGGATTCAACGTCCGCGGCATCGGTAAGGACGACATCCGACGCGGTGACGTCTGTGGCCCCGCCGACGACCCGCCGAGCGTCGCCGAGACGTTCCAGGCCCAGGTCGTCGTCATGCAGCACCCGTCCGTGATCACGGCCGGCTACACGCCGGTCTTCCACGCCCACACGGCGCAGGTCGCCTGTACGATCGAGTCCATCGACAAGAAGATGGACCCCTCGAGCGGCGAGGTTGCCGAGGAGAACCCCGACTTCATCCAGTCGGGCGACGCTGCTGTGGTCACCATCCGACCGCAAAAGCCCCTCAGCATCGAGCCGTCCAGCGAGATTCCCGAACTCGGGAGCTTCGCCATCCGCGACATGGGTCAGACCATCGCGGCCGGGAAGGTCCTCGAAGTCCACGAGAAATAA
- a CDS encoding SDR family NAD(P)-dependent oxidoreductase, producing the protein MDGPDLSDRTVLVTGSARGVGRELLLSTADRGAKTAVHYHMSADAAREVAAEAEERGAPETMTVQGDVTDPESVDGLFSAVEAELGSVDVLVNNVGDFAPAHWADIEFETWNRVLETNLNGTYLCSKRALPAMCEGDYGRIVNIGYASSGKGLVSPKNFPYFVAKAGVLMFTRMLAADTQNDPVTVNAISPYVVENSDEFPDELPQDRPANFEDLIAPLYFFLDPDSEYISGENIEVDGGWLPERV; encoded by the coding sequence ATGGACGGACCAGATCTCTCGGACCGGACGGTACTCGTGACGGGCAGCGCGCGCGGCGTCGGTCGCGAACTCCTGCTTTCGACGGCCGACCGCGGCGCGAAGACGGCCGTTCACTACCACATGAGCGCCGACGCGGCCCGCGAGGTGGCCGCCGAAGCCGAGGAGCGCGGCGCCCCCGAGACCATGACGGTCCAGGGCGACGTCACCGATCCCGAGAGCGTCGACGGCCTCTTTTCGGCCGTCGAAGCGGAGCTCGGGAGCGTCGACGTTCTCGTCAACAACGTCGGTGACTTCGCGCCCGCCCACTGGGCCGACATCGAGTTCGAGACCTGGAATCGCGTCCTCGAGACCAACCTCAACGGGACCTACCTCTGTTCGAAACGCGCGCTCCCCGCGATGTGCGAGGGCGACTACGGCCGGATCGTCAACATCGGCTACGCCTCGAGCGGGAAGGGCCTCGTGAGCCCGAAGAACTTCCCGTACTTCGTCGCGAAGGCCGGCGTTCTGATGTTCACCCGAATGCTCGCCGCGGACACGCAGAACGACCCCGTCACCGTCAACGCGATCTCGCCGTACGTCGTCGAGAACTCCGACGAGTTCCCCGACGAACTCCCGCAGGACCGGCCCGCGAACTTCGAGGACCTGATCGCGCCGCTGTACTTCTTCCTTGACCCGGACAGCGAGTACATCAGCGGCGAAAATATCGAAGTCGACGGCGGCTGGCTGCCCGAACGAGTATAA
- a CDS encoding NifU family protein produces MTDSDAVSDAEADGEPSLRERVETWLSREMPIIQMHGGTSAVREVNSETGEVIIELGGGCKGCSVSDVTTGNIEAELIKWPEIDEVTVRVPDAREQLGGPDQAESIMGVDRTEGGRGDWGSSNPGKDHL; encoded by the coding sequence ATGACTGATTCCGACGCGGTATCCGACGCCGAAGCCGACGGCGAGCCGTCGCTCCGAGAGCGCGTCGAGACCTGGCTCAGCCGGGAGATGCCGATCATCCAGATGCATGGCGGAACCAGCGCCGTCCGGGAGGTCAACTCCGAGACCGGCGAGGTCATCATCGAGCTCGGCGGCGGCTGCAAGGGCTGTTCGGTCAGCGACGTCACGACGGGCAACATCGAGGCCGAACTCATCAAGTGGCCCGAAATCGACGAGGTCACCGTCCGCGTGCCCGACGCCCGCGAGCAACTCGGCGGTCCCGACCAGGCCGAATCGATCATGGGCGTCGACCGCACGGAGGGCGGCCGCGGCGACTGGGGCTCCTCGAATCCCGGTAAGGACCACCTCTAA
- a CDS encoding PGF-CTERM sorting domain-containing protein, protein MSGSRRIAAWITDNAAVVLVAALLLTVVLGAGLPHLEEDGDGMPGFGVTVAIATLLSIALLWSRN, encoded by the coding sequence ATGAGCGGGTCCCGCCGCATCGCGGCGTGGATAACCGACAACGCCGCGGTCGTCCTCGTCGCGGCGCTGCTGCTCACGGTCGTTCTCGGAGCCGGACTGCCCCACCTTGAGGAAGACGGCGACGGCATGCCAGGATTCGGCGTCACGGTTGCGATCGCCACCCTGCTCTCGATCGCACTGCTCTGGAGTCGGAACTGA
- a CDS encoding universal stress protein — MTFLVALDESAPGRAALEYALENHADEEIVVVHVVDPNESGYGEAAHIGADGIREQRREQATALFERSRETAAGRDCEIETELLTGQPAAAVLEYATDRGVDRIVVGSHGRSGISRVLLGSVAERIARRSPVPVTIVR; from the coding sequence ATGACGTTCCTGGTCGCCCTCGACGAGTCAGCTCCCGGTCGGGCGGCCCTCGAATACGCGCTCGAGAACCACGCCGACGAGGAGATCGTCGTCGTCCACGTCGTCGATCCGAACGAGAGCGGCTACGGCGAGGCCGCCCACATCGGCGCGGACGGGATCCGCGAACAGCGCCGGGAGCAGGCGACCGCACTGTTCGAAAGGTCTCGGGAGACCGCGGCCGGGCGAGACTGTGAGATCGAGACGGAGCTTTTGACCGGGCAGCCCGCGGCCGCCGTCCTCGAGTACGCGACCGACCGCGGGGTTGACCGGATCGTCGTCGGCAGTCACGGCCGGTCGGGAATCTCGCGGGTCCTGCTCGGGAGCGTCGCGGAACGGATCGCCCGCCGATCGCCCGTTCCGGTGACGATCGTTCGCTGA
- a CDS encoding digeranylgeranylglycerophospholipid reductase: MNNRYDVVIAGAGPAGGQCARDLVARGYDVVVLETESEDEFPRQSNKSTAGTFPSMMASFGIPDDVVMQYTDNVVLESPTDHYVQEQPGAVLEFADFKRYLVEDGRDGGAEYLFDARVTAPIMENGEIVGVRYNGDEEVYGDVVIDATGPSAPLAKKLDVVDLKRENHAIGIEYEFEGIDIDRPGFADLSDAMMLRLDHEIAPGGYSWVFHTGEDTAKVGLCYLQNEHHSRFAKDGHTVDDYLEHWLETDPRFANATRLEGKQHRGSAHLQLPERMHTDRFLAIGDTVPTVDPLWGEGINKCMQSGRVAAVAVDSCLKHGLEPTAENLEVYDTLWHRDVAPNQRKRLLMTQLLYLAPNERYDQFMNDLHRLDEETLAAANNGNILALAKLFDIDDAPLLARFAKQHLKLGQFL; encoded by the coding sequence ATGAACAACCGCTACGATGTGGTCATCGCTGGTGCCGGTCCGGCCGGGGGACAGTGCGCACGTGACCTCGTTGCCAGGGGCTACGACGTCGTGGTCCTCGAGACCGAGTCGGAAGACGAGTTCCCGCGCCAGAGCAACAAGTCGACCGCGGGAACGTTCCCGTCGATGATGGCCTCCTTCGGAATCCCGGACGACGTCGTCATGCAGTACACCGACAACGTCGTCCTCGAGTCGCCGACCGATCACTACGTCCAGGAACAGCCCGGCGCGGTTCTGGAGTTCGCCGACTTCAAGCGCTACCTCGTCGAGGACGGTCGCGACGGCGGCGCGGAGTATCTGTTCGACGCCCGCGTCACCGCCCCGATCATGGAGAACGGCGAGATCGTCGGCGTTCGGTACAACGGCGACGAGGAGGTCTACGGCGACGTCGTCATCGACGCGACGGGACCGTCCGCACCGCTGGCGAAGAAACTCGACGTCGTCGACCTGAAACGGGAGAACCACGCGATTGGCATCGAGTATGAGTTCGAGGGGATCGACATCGACCGTCCCGGGTTCGCCGACCTCTCCGACGCGATGATGCTCCGGCTGGACCACGAGATCGCCCCCGGCGGCTACTCGTGGGTCTTCCACACCGGTGAGGACACCGCTAAGGTCGGACTCTGTTACCTCCAGAACGAGCACCACAGCCGGTTCGCCAAGGACGGCCACACGGTCGACGACTACCTCGAGCACTGGCTCGAGACGGACCCCCGGTTTGCGAACGCGACGCGACTCGAGGGGAAACAACACCGAGGCTCGGCCCACCTCCAGCTGCCGGAGCGGATGCACACCGACCGGTTCCTGGCCATCGGTGACACCGTCCCGACGGTCGACCCGCTGTGGGGCGAGGGGATCAACAAGTGCATGCAGTCCGGTCGCGTCGCCGCCGTCGCCGTCGACAGCTGTCTCAAACACGGTCTCGAGCCGACCGCCGAGAACCTCGAGGTGTACGACACGCTCTGGCACCGAGACGTCGCGCCCAACCAGCGCAAGCGACTGCTGATGACTCAACTGCTCTACCTCGCGCCGAACGAGCGCTACGATCAGTTCATGAACGACCTCCACCGGCTCGACGAGGAGACGCTCGCGGCGGCGAACAACGGAAACATTCTCGCCCTCGCGAAGCTGTTCGATATCGACGACGCGCCGCTGCTCGCTCGCTTCGCGAAACAGCACCTCAAACTCGGTCAGTTCCTGTAG